In Carassius auratus strain Wakin unplaced genomic scaffold, ASM336829v1 scaf_tig00217130, whole genome shotgun sequence, the following are encoded in one genomic region:
- the LOC113100052 gene encoding uncharacterized protein LOC113100052 — translation MADKCHLCLLGLIFLSSLLTGLSEVDHVFISSGEDVRLPCNNALPGCKSTTWIYNNRFRDSSAVELFAGGRKKTDTERHERLSLESDCSLNIKSVTEEDWGSYTCQQYVNGQWQGTDAGVYLHVLHVSSLPSQTEISAGLSLTLFCQLYSYSSYARDSCDAWIRSEGIDLFWVNQAGVKLTNSDSRYQISAPDHCYISLKTTILNEDHNREWRCNITQRDQLKSSVSYTVKISGEKTIS, via the exons atGGCTGATAAGTGTCACTTGTGTCTGCTGGGActgatctttctctcttcacttctcacag GTCTCAGTGAAGTGGATCATGTGTTCATCAGTTCTGGTGAAGATGTCCGTCTGCCCTGTAATAATGCTCTTCCTGGCTGTAAATCAACTACATGGATCTATAATAACAGATTCAGAGATTCATCAGCAGTTGAACTGTTTGCTGGAGGGAGAaagaagacagacacagagagacatgagagactgagtctggagtctgactgctctctgaacatcaaGAGCGTCACAGAAGAAGATTGGGGATCTTACACCTGCCAACAATATGTGAATGGACAATGGCAAGGAACTGATGCTGGtgtttatctgcatgttcttcatg TCTCTTCATTACCGTCACAGACTGAGATCAGTGCAGGTCTCTCTCTGACTCTCTTCTGTCAGTTGTATTCATATTCATCATATGCTCGAGACTCTTGTGATGCTTGGATCCGTTCTGAGGGAATTGATCTGTTCTGGGTGAATCAGGCTGGTGTTAAACTGACAAACTCAGACTCCAGATATCAGATATCAGCTCCAGATCACTGTTACATCTCTCTGAAGACAACAATCCTGAATGAAGATCACAACAGAGAGTGGAGATGTAATATTACTCAGAGAGATCAACTCAAGTCCTCAGTCTCATACACTGTCAAGATCTCAGGTGAGAAAACAATCTCATGA
- the LOC113100048 gene encoding uncharacterized protein LOC113100048, giving the protein MADKCHLCLLGLIFLCSLLTGLSGVDDAHVFISSGEDVRLPCNNALPGCKSTTWIYNNRFSYSPAVELINSGRKKTDTERHERLSLESDCSLNIKSVTEEDYGSYICQQYVNDQHEGPDARVYLHVLHVSSSPSQTEISAGLSLTLFCQLYLYSSYAQVSCDDLIRSERIDLFWVNQAGDKLTNSDSRNQISFSSDHCISYLKTIIQNEDHNREWRCNITQRDQVKTSVSYTVKISDQADSTTAVTNSQHRSTTNTDDTEDQTKRVTALTPAETSTQDVRRETDDSVEQTDDVTYTEVTVRSKNRAKKNKVRCDDKVTYASIRGTKAGAQENCSQLYASVNKNHHKSDK; this is encoded by the exons GTCTCAGTGGAGTGGATGATGCTCATGTGTTCATCAGTTCTGGTGAAGATGTCCGTCTGCCCTGTAATAATGCTCTTCCTGGCTGTAAATCAACTACATGGATCTATAATAACAGATTCAGTTATTCACCAGCAGTTGAACTGATTAATTCAGGGAGAaagaagacagacacagagagacatgagagactgagtctggagtctgactgctctctgaacatcaaGAGCGTCACAGAAGAAGATTATGGATCTTACATCTGCCAACAATATGTGAATGATCAACATGAAGGTCCTGATGCTCGtgtttatctgcatgttcttcatg TCTCTTCATCACCGTCACAGACTGAGATCAGTGCAGGTCTCTCTCTGACTCTCTTCTGTCAGTTGTATTTATATTCATCATATGCTCAAGTCTCTTGTGATGATTTGATCCGTTCTGAGCGAATTGATCTGTTCTGGGTGAATCAGGCTGGTGATAAACTGACAAACTCAGACTCCAGAAATCAGATATCATTCTCATCAGATCACTGTATCAGCTATCTGAAGACAATAATCCAGAATGAAGATCACAACAGAGAGTGGAGATGTAATATTACTCAGAGAGATCAAGTCAAGACCTCAGTCTCATACACTGTCAAGATCTCAG ATCAAGCTGATTCAACGACAGCAGTCACAAACTCTCAGCATCGCTCAACTACAAACACAGATGACACTGAAG ATCAAACTAAAAGAGTAACAGCATTGACtccagcagaaacatctacacaAG ATGTCAGAAGAGAGACTGATGACTCTGTG GAGCAGACAGATGATGTGACTTATACTGAAGTTACTGTGCGCAGTAAAAACAGAGCCAAGAAGAACAAG GTTCGCTGTGATGATAAAGTGACTTACGCTTCCATCAGAGGAACAAAAGCTGGAGCTCAGGAAAACTGCAGTCAACTTTATGCCTCTGTGAACAAGAACCATCACAAATCAGACAAATAA